The sequence GGAAGAACCCACTTCTGAGGGAGAACCCGCGGCGGAAGAGGCACCGGCTGAGGAATAGGCTGCCAACCATTCGCCCCGTTCAGCATCATGTGTTGATCCCGGGTATTCGTCGCTCCCCCTCAAACCTGGTAGCCGCAGGCTTTAGCCTGCGTCCAAGACGCACCCTAAAGGATGCGCCTACCAAGACACCCGCATGAGCAAGTCCGAAAATCGCGCGGGAGACGTCTGGGGCGGCGTGGCCGCCACGCTCGTGGCGCTTCCTTCCTCCATCGCCTACGGCGTGGTCATGTTCTCGGCGATAGGCGCCGCCTTCGCCGCGCAGGGCGCGCTGGCGGGGGTGATCGGTGCCATCGCGCTCGGCATCCTCGCGCCGCTCTTCGGCGGCACGCCCCGGCTCATCACTTCACCTTCGGCGCCTGCCGCCGCCGTGGTCGCCGCCACCGCCGCCGAGTTTTATCAGGCCCTCTCGCCGGGGACCGATCCCGCCGGTATATCCGCCGTCCTGCTCCTCCTCGCCATCACGGGGGTTGCTACGGGAATCCTTCAGCTCGCCATCGGGGCCGTGGGCGGCGGGAAACTGATGAAGTACATCCCCTACCCCGTGGTGGCCGGGTTCCTGAGCGGGGTCGCCATCGTCATATTCACGGGGCAAATCCCCAAGTTCTTCGGATTTCCCAAATCGGCTGGGTTGTGGGGCGGCCTCACCCAGCCGGACCTCTGGCGCTGGCCGGGAATCGTCGTGGGACTCATCACCATCGGTGGGATGGTCGTGGCCCCCAAGATTACCCGTCGACTCCCGGCTGTCATTATCGCCCTTCTCGGCGGAATAGGCGCCTATTTCGCGATCGCATTCCTCGTCGATCCGACCCTGTTGAGCCTGACCGACAATCACTTGGTCATCGGACCCGTCGGCGGCCGCGAGGCCCTCTCCGTCTCCAGCCTCGTCGGCCGATGGAGCGCCGTTACACAGCTCGCTCTTCCCCAACTCAAGCTTGTCTTTCTTCCGGCACTCACAATGGCCATCCTGCTCTCCCTCGACACGCTGAAGACCTGCGTCATCGTCGACGCGCTGACCCGATCCCGAAGCAATGCGAACCGGGAGCTGATCGGCCAGGGGATCGGCAACGTGGCCTCCGGACTGATCGGGGGCGCGCCCGGCTCCGGAACGATGGGGGCCACGCTCATCAACCTCAGCAGCGGGGCAAAAACCCGTTTCTCCGGACTGGTGGAGGGAGTACTCGTCCTCGTAGTCTTCCTGCTGTTCGCTCGCTGGGTGTCGTGGATTCCCCTCGCCGCCCTCGCAGGCATCCTCCTCGTGGTCGCCTATCGCATGGTCGATCGCGACAGCTTCCACCTGCTGAAAAACAAGTCCACCCGTCTCGACTTCGTTGTCGTGGCGGTGGTGGCCGTCGTGACCGTAAGCGTGGATCTGGTCACCGCCGAGGCGGTCGGACTCGGCATTGCAATTCTGCTCTTTCTCCGGGAACAAATCCGCGAGCCCATCGTCCGCCGGAAGACGACCGGGGATCACACGTTTTCAAAAAAACGCCGCGTCCCTTCCGAAGCGGCCATCCTTGAGAAGAAGGGGGAACAAACCGCCATTTACGAACTTGTGGGAAGCCTCTTCTTCGGAACCACGGACCATCTCTACACCGAGTTGGAATCGGATCTCCGAACGAAGACATTCGTGATCCTCGACATGCGCTCGGTCCGATCGGTCGACGTGACGGCCGCTCACAAGCTGGACCAAATCGAGGCCCAGCTCACCGAGCGCGGGGCCTTCCTGGTCTTTGCCGGGCTGTCACATCATCTTCCGACAGAGCAGAACCTCCAGGCATTTTTCGCCGAAGTCGGTCTCAACAAACCTTCGCGGAACGTGAAAATGTTCGAAGAATTGAGCGAGGCGTTGGAATGGGTGGAGGATCGTATCCTGGAAGAGGAAGGCGTTCGAAAGGCGACGACGGAGCCCCCGTTGACGCTCGGCCAGTTCGACCTGCTGCACGGCCTTGATGCGGCCGACGTCAAAGAAGTCGAGGCATTGGCGGCGACAAAGTCGTTCGTCCCAAGGAGCAAGATTTTCAGCCGGGGGGACAAAGGGGATGAGGTCTTCCTGATCCGATCCGGTGAGGTGCGGATCAACCTCCCGCTCGAAGGCGGCGAACACCATCACCTGGCGACATTTGCGCGCGGCGATTTCTTCGGCGATATGTCTTTCCTCGACCATGCAGACCGATCGGCCGACGCCGTCACCAGCTCTGCCACCGAACTTTATGTCTTGTCCCGGGCCCAGTTCGATGCCTTTGCCCTCCGCCACCCGCTGGTGGCCAAGCGAGTGATTGCCCGGCTCGCGCGCGCCCTGTCCATCCGCCTCCGGCAGACGGACACCGAACTCCGCGCCCTCGAAGAAGCCTGAACCCTTCGTGGGGCTTTGACCCATTCGCGTGGTTATTTACCACGAATTTCGTCTTCTTTCCCATGGTAATTTGATTACATTGGCAACACGTTAATATTACATATATTTCCAAAGATTCGGGATTGTCATGTGTAGCGCCCCGCCTTCAGTGGCCTATCATCGTGGCCGGCCCGGAGGTCGGGGTACCGCACCTTCCATGGCTGGCATCCAGCCAGTCGCGGGGCGGCTTTGCCATCCTGGCGCCGTCCTCCGTGGTTCTATTTGCTCGGCCTCATCGGTCTGGTCGTTGCGCTCCGCACGGTCGGTGTGAGTTTGAGCGAAGCGGCCGAGCGCGGAATCGTCTTCGCTTCTTCCCCGATGAGGTCGGCGAGGCTCCTCCCAACCACCGGCCCTACCGGGCTCCGGGGGTAGCAGGGCCGGCGCGCTCAGGACTTCGGTTTCTGAAACACAGAGCCGCCGAGAATTTCCCTGTACACTTCGACTTCGGCGGCGTTTTTCAGAAGGATCGCTTCCGGCCCTTCCCCAAAGGCCTCCACCTCCGCACGCATTCCATCCATCAGCGTGGCACAGGCGGCCAGGAACGGTGCCGCGTAGGAATGCGAGGCCGTCCCCCTGAGCTTCCGCCATCCCTCGATCGCTTCATCCACCTTTCCGACCAGATAGGGTAGCAGCGGAAGGAGGGCCGCAGCCAAGGGCCCGTATTTCTCCGATCGGGTCCCTTCCGAAAGCAATCGGCACGCCGTGGCGATGCGCCGTCCGAAGGCCGGGTCCCCCATCGAGGGAGCCTGCCACCGCCACACAAGGGCCTGCCGCAACAGGCCGCGGCCTAGAAGGAATTTGTGCTCCGGGCGGTTTCTCACCGGCAACCCCCTTCGCTCAATCAGATCCTGAAGGGCCGGGGCAATCATCTCCGCACGCGCCTCGGGTGTGTGCTGTTCAACCACGCGCCGCCATCCGCGATAGGCAATCGCCAATCGTTCCTCTCCGTGCCGGAGATACCGTTCAATCCGATCCATGGCGTCGGCCGCGTCGGCATGCCGGTAGGCGACGAAATCCTCTCCTTCTTCAAACAACGCGCGGACGGAGGGTGCCGGCGAATCGCACAGCAGCATCGCGCCGCACCCCATGGCCTCGAAGACCCGGAAATTGGGGGCATCGACGACGGATTCAGAGCTCTGCCTCTGCGCCGGCGGAGGCGCAGTTTCATTGATCACGATTTTCGAAGAAGGATAGACGGA comes from Nitrospirota bacterium and encodes:
- a CDS encoding SLC26A/SulP transporter family protein, which gives rise to MSKSENRAGDVWGGVAATLVALPSSIAYGVVMFSAIGAAFAAQGALAGVIGAIALGILAPLFGGTPRLITSPSAPAAAVVAATAAEFYQALSPGTDPAGISAVLLLLAITGVATGILQLAIGAVGGGKLMKYIPYPVVAGFLSGVAIVIFTGQIPKFFGFPKSAGLWGGLTQPDLWRWPGIVVGLITIGGMVVAPKITRRLPAVIIALLGGIGAYFAIAFLVDPTLLSLTDNHLVIGPVGGREALSVSSLVGRWSAVTQLALPQLKLVFLPALTMAILLSLDTLKTCVIVDALTRSRSNANRELIGQGIGNVASGLIGGAPGSGTMGATLINLSSGAKTRFSGLVEGVLVLVVFLLFARWVSWIPLAALAGILLVVAYRMVDRDSFHLLKNKSTRLDFVVVAVVAVVTVSVDLVTAEAVGLGIAILLFLREQIREPIVRRKTTGDHTFSKKRRVPSEAAILEKKGEQTAIYELVGSLFFGTTDHLYTELESDLRTKTFVILDMRSVRSVDVTAAHKLDQIEAQLTERGAFLVFAGLSHHLPTEQNLQAFFAEVGLNKPSRNVKMFEELSEALEWVEDRILEEEGVRKATTEPPLTLGQFDLLHGLDAADVKEVEALAATKSFVPRSKIFSRGDKGDEVFLIRSGEVRINLPLEGGEHHHLATFARGDFFGDMSFLDHADRSADAVTSSATELYVLSRAQFDAFALRHPLVAKRVIARLARALSIRLRQTDTELRALEEA
- a CDS encoding glycosyltransferase, giving the protein MTSSAAHRPASKPVLLWAFWPDDLSRALEKFYRIAYLQIQAAPATLANYHLPSILESVGKGQDRPVAFFLHGWALCDSLLDLDHLGIPSVAYFHDTHFHLNSWAWDFSHVFDRVYLDTQGSVEYFIRRGSTNDVAYCPLYYKGARERVSSFDPGRERPIDVAFVGNWDVRLHPERHRFFQELLSKVGTRYRLHVGAGEFESVYPSSKIVINETAPPPAQRQSSESVVDAPNFRVFEAMGCGAMLLCDSPAPSVRALFEEGEDFVAYRHADAADAMDRIERYLRHGEERLAIAYRGWRRVVEQHTPEARAEMIAPALQDLIERRGLPVRNRPEHKFLLGRGLLRQALVWRWQAPSMGDPAFGRRIATACRLLSEGTRSEKYGPLAAALLPLLPYLVGKVDEAIEGWRKLRGTASHSYAAPFLAACATLMDGMRAEVEAFGEGPEAILLKNAAEVEVYREILGGSVFQKPKS